In one Burkholderiales bacterium GJ-E10 genomic region, the following are encoded:
- a CDS encoding excisionase family DNA binding domain-containing protein, protein MNQPDGEILTLDEVAVYLKAGKKTVYRLAQQGEIPGFKLGGTWRFRRTELDRWIAAQIADKTQDKT, encoded by the coding sequence ATGAACCAACCCGATGGCGAAATTCTCACGCTGGATGAAGTGGCGGTCTACCTGAAGGCAGGCAAGAAAACCGTCTACCGGCTGGCCCAGCAGGGAGAGATACCGGGGTTCAAGCTGGGGGGAACCTGGCGGTTTCGTCGCACCGAGTTGGACCGATGGATCGCCGCGCAGATAGCCGATAAAACGCAGGACAAGACATGA